From the genome of Nicotiana tabacum cultivar K326 chromosome 17, ASM71507v2, whole genome shotgun sequence:
TCAGTAAAGAAGGGTGTACAACCGGATGTAGATTACGGGTACAAGGCTCACAGCACGTCAGGAACTGTTTTCAACTTTCTGAGTGGATTGGGAGAAGTGGCTTTTGCATATGCGGGTCATAACGTGGTTTTGGAGATTCAAGCTACGATCCCTTCAACACCTGAGAAACCTTCGAAAATACCTATGTGGAGAGGAGTTGTTGTTGCTTACATAGTTGTGGCTCTCTGTTACTTCCCTGTTGCTTTTATTGGCTATTGGATGTTTGGGAATTCTGTAGAAGACAACATTCTCGTGTCTTTGAACAAACCTACATGGCTAATTGCCATGGCTAACATGTTTGTCGTCGTTCACGTTATTGGGAGCTATCAGGTATGATCAATGTTCTGATCTGAGTCGGAAAGTTTCAGTTATGTTTAGTTGCACGAGTACACCTTTACCTAACAAAATGTTTTTGTTTATCTTATGATGTTGTAGATCTATGCAATGCCAGTGTTTGACATGCTCGAGACTGTGCTTGTTAAGAAACTTAGGTTCAGCCCTACTTGGTACCTGCGATTTGTTACCAGAAACATTTATGTTGGTATGTTACTTGCCTTCATTTACTATAAAAATTTTAAGTACTTAGAACTTATATTAATGCCTTTGGACTTATTGCAGCTTTCACAATGTTTGTTGGAATCACCTTCCCTTTCTTCGGGGGGCTTCTTGGATTTTTTGGAGGATTTGCTTTTGCACCAACAACATATTTTGTACGTAATTTACAAAAGATTTTTTCCAATCTCTTTGTAGTGTAGATTTCAGATGTCTTATTGGGAAACTTTGTTTTTTGTTTCTTCAGCTCCCTTGCATTATGTGGCTTGCAATCTACAAGCCAAGGAGATGGAGTCTCTCTTGGATTGCTAATTGGGTATGGTGCAACTTAATTAATCTGCCGTTGGTAGTTTCAATTTTGTGATTTTGCCTTTTATACACTTGAAAATGACAATTACTATGTTCTTTTTATGACAGATTTGCATAATTTTTGGAGTTTTATTGATGGTTTTAGCACCAATTGGTGGTTTGAGATCCATCATAGTACAAGCCAAGACCTACAAATTTTACAATTAGGCATCTCCTTCTTGGTAAGGAGAAGTTTGTATCATTATTCAAGTCCAAGAAAATGGCGACGATTATGCCAAACGAGAGGAAACTGATTAAATTTCTTATATAGAAGTGGAGTATGTTTTATTATCGGAAAGAAATTTCTGGCTAGATACTGCGTTGGTGTGTTTTGGCTTAAACCTTTTACAGTATAGGTTTTCTTCATGTGTAAAGTTATGGTTAATATCATATTGATATCGAAATCATTGTCAAATGGCATCTTAGGGTGTCtcaatttctctctttctttctaaTAAATCATCTAAGATATCGTAGGCATTCTAGACTTTGGATTCAATCTTTAGTCTTTTAAGCCAAGATTTACCAATTAAGTTCGTCTAGCATCCCTTGTAGGAAGACTTTTGTGCGAATAATCCAATCTCTACTGAGTTAATTCAATCTCTACGAAGGTAATCCAAATCTCTATTCTAGTAATTCGATATGTACTTTAGTATTTTATCGTTCTCAACGATTCTTGGTATTACACTCATCCAATGTGGTATCACCTCAATCTCAAAACTAGTTACATGGAAATCTGATTGTTCCTTTCCTCCTCCATTCTGCTATAACATACTCAACAAGTCAAAAAATTCAACTAATGGATGCTGCGTGTCTTTCTTGATTAATAAATGTCAAGAATACAAGAACTTAGACTTCAAGCCCATTCCCCTACGTAAGAAACAGAAACCAGGGACGGTAGGAGACTCTTAAGATGAACTTGTCAACACCAAATCTATATCAAGTTAAAGATATCCAAGTAAGTTGATTGAAGTGGTCAAAGGATCCTGCCGGTAAAAACTTACCTGCACTACAACAATTTATGCTAATCTACTATAGTAAGTGTTAAATTAAGGTGAAAATGTATATGAATTAACTTTGAtttattgataataataataataattgtgaAAATATGTGTCAAGTATTTATTAGATTAATGTAAACCCTaagtgtaaataaatttttatcaTGCTTCAACCTTAGATCCTATGTCTAAGAAAGCAGTACACATAAACAAGCAGTCCTAATTCACAAAGAAAACAGGGGACATCAACATGCTTTGTATATTTGTATATCATTTATCAAAGTAACGTTTAATTTATATACGCGGTGATTTTTTATATACACATTATGATTTTTCGGTGAAATGTGTTCAACTGACAACCATTCCATGTACGTGGCTACGCCACTGAATACAGCTTACATTCTCCATTTGTGTAAATGCGTGGGCTTTCATTTATTTACTTGTCCACATTAACATGCATTTTCATGATTTGTTGATTCTTAAGTTCAATTATTTAATTAGGTGTAAACACACATGTGGATAAAAAAATATCTATATCATGTCCATCAAATAACATATTTTTGGGATCTTTACACGAATAGCCCACTATTTACTTTTTTCAGTCAGTAATCCTAGGGTATACATAAAGTATATAtag
Proteins encoded in this window:
- the LOC107831531 gene encoding lysine histidine transporter 1 → MGTQAPSDPNYNNDKVDTRTAEEKAIDAWLPITSSRNAKWWYSAFHNVTAMVGAGVLSLPYAMAELGWGPGVTVMVVSWIITLYTLWQMVEMHEMVPGKRFDRYHELGQHAFGEKLGLWIVVPQQLIVEVGVDIVYMVTGGRSLMKVHELVCTKNEDNIHCTKDIKLSYFIMIFASVHFVLSHLPNFNSISGVSLAAAVMSLSYSTIAWGASVKKGVQPDVDYGYKAHSTSGTVFNFLSGLGEVAFAYAGHNVVLEIQATIPSTPEKPSKIPMWRGVVVAYIVVALCYFPVAFIGYWMFGNSVEDNILVSLNKPTWLIAMANMFVVVHVIGSYQIYAMPVFDMLETVLVKKLRFSPTWYLRFVTRNIYVAFTMFVGITFPFFGGLLGFFGGFAFAPTTYFLPCIMWLAIYKPRRWSLSWIANWICIIFGVLLMVLAPIGGLRSIIVQAKTYKFYN